From Ascaphus truei isolate aAscTru1 chromosome 20, aAscTru1.hap1, whole genome shotgun sequence, one genomic window encodes:
- the LOC142470766 gene encoding beta-1,3-galactosyltransferase 2-like — translation MSAQRNFSRYCKFSTLVLLSIFMFSFLSEIKINIFVSWPRFQSNPEPCTTASSATLSSSTVTTRHPLAPPYPHPYKFLINQPEKCRAHNPFLVILVVGQSHDVHTRNAIRQTWGNESNHPNVSVARIFLVGVSTIASKATQMLLEEESEAYADIVQQDFLDTYYNLTLKTLMGMEWVAKFCPNARYVIKIDNDMFLNVDYLIHHLLRPEMPARRDYFTGYIVSNTGPLRSKAYKWYVPKEIYPNDTYPPYCAGPGYVFSVDMARKIYEVAQVIRTVPMEDSFMGICLYELKIPPTSPPANIFNGHRIDYDRCVFHRLVTVHHYGPEELQLIWPDFWGKNNSGCAK, via the coding sequence ATGAGCGCTCAACGCAATTTCTCTCGGTACTGTAAATTCTCCACTCTGGTTCTGCTCTCCATTTTCATGTTCTCCTTCCTCTCCGAGATCAAGATCAACATCTTTGTTAGCTGGCCTCGGTTCCAGAGCAACCCGGAACCATGCACCACAGCAAGCAGTGCCACCTTGAGCTCGTCAACCGTTACCACCCGCCACCCCTTGGCTCCTCCATATCCACACCCATACAAGTTCCTTATCAACCAGCCAGAGAAGTGCCGGGCACATAACCCTTTCCTCGTTATCCTCGTGGTGGGACAGAGTCATGATGTCCATACAAGGAACGCCATTCGCCAAACGTGGGGGAATGAGAGCAACCACCCCAATGTTAGTGTGGCAAGGATCTTCCTGGTGGGGGTATCTACCATTGCAAGCAAGGCCACCCAAATGTTGTTGGAAGAGGAGAGTGAGGCCTATGCTGATATCGTTCAGCAGGACTTCCTGGACACTTATTACAACTTGACCCTCAAGACTCTAATGGGCATGGAGTGGGTGGCGAAATTCTGCCCCAATGCCAGATACGTCATAAAGATAGACAACGACATGTTTCTCAACGTGGACTACCTCATCCACCACCTCCTGCGTCCAGAGATGCCGGCCCGGAGGGATTATTTTACAGGTTATATAGTGTCCAACACGGGACCTTTACGGAGCAAGGCGTACAAGTGGTATGTACCCAAGGAAATCTATCCCAACGATACCTACCCTCCCTACTGCGCCGGCCCGGGATATGTCTTTTCGGTGGACATGGCAAGAAAGATTTACGAGGTGGCGCAGGTTATTCGGACTGTCCCCATGGAGGACTCATTCATGGGGATCTGCTTGTACGAGCTGAAGATCCCACCAACAAGTCCCCCCGCCAATATTTTTAACGGGCACAGGATTGATTATGACCGGTGCGTGTTTCATAGACTGGTGACGGTTCATCATTACGGGCCAGAGGAACTGCAACTTATCTGGCCGGACTTCTGGGGCAAGAACAACTCTGGTTGTGCGAAGTAG